The segment CGGGTATGGTCGCCCGGCGCCGTAACCATCCCTGGGCCGAGGCCGTGGCGATCGGCGGCTGGGTCACGCTCTTTCTCGGTTTCGTACTCTGGCCGGTCGTTCTGATCTGGGCCTATGTCGACGTCCCCGCCAAGCCGGCCCGTCCCGCGCTCGATGGGGAAGCCGCACGATGATCGTCGTCCTCCTCAACAGCTATCTCGCGCTCCTCTTCATTCTGGTGAAGCTGCGAGTCGTG is part of the Arcobacter sp. F2176 genome and harbors:
- a CDS encoding DUF3302 domain-containing protein, encoding MSGLDIFAWIVLVVLAASTVFVVVFMAMWPGMVARRRNHPWAEAVAIGGWVTLFLGFVLWPVVLIWAYVDVPAKPARPALDGEAAR